In Pan troglodytes isolate AG18354 chromosome 20, NHGRI_mPanTro3-v2.0_pri, whole genome shotgun sequence, the genomic window gttagccaggatggtctcgatctcctgacctcgtgatccgcccgccttggcctcccaaagtgctgggattacaggcgtgagccaccgtgcccggcagatATTTTTCAACGTATGCTTTTTACATCATAATCATTTTATTCATGAGACATTTTCAGACTTCAAGAAAAATTTCAGtaggctttgttcttttctaaaAATTGACTTCAACGGCTTGTAACGGCAATTCAAGATGAACTGAGGGCAGGAACACtggcaaacacctgtaattctaggtacttgagaggctgaggcgggagaatcgatttagcccaggagttcaagtccagcctgggcaacatagtgagacccccatctcttaaaaaaatgtgtgtgtgtatatatatataaattatatgtatgattacatatataatatatttataagttgtatgattatatatatttataaattttatgtatgattatatatatatttataaatttatttattttatttttttactttcgagacaaagtcttgccctgttgcccaggctggagtgcaatggtacaatctcggctcactacaacctccgctaaagcgattctcctgcctcagccctcccccACGCCCGGTAGCTGAACCCGGTAGCTgaatcctgagtagctgggattacaggtgccctccaccacgcctagctaattttttttagctttagtagagacagggttttgccatgttggccaggctggtctcgaactcctgacctcatggtcctcctgcgtcggcctcccatagtgttgggattacaggcgtgaaccatcacaTTCAGCCCTATATGCATTTTAGAACgggctttttttttgggggggggggggtctctgttgcccaggctggagtgcggtggcacgatctcagctcattgcaacctccgcctcccaggttcaaacgattttcctgcctcagcctcccaagtacctgggattacaggcacctgccaccacgcccagccaattttttgtatttttagtagacacggggtttcaacatgttggctaggccagtctgaaactcctgagctcaggcaatcctcccacttcgacctcccaaagtgttgggattataggcatgagccactgtgactggctggtatttttatttctgaaaaaagaaaacaaaacaaaaaaaaccagacatgggattttgatagggattgtattgaatttgCAGATCATTTTGGGAAGTAGTACCTTCCAAATAatgtaaagtcttttttttttctttgacacagagtcttgctctatcacccagactggaatgcagtggcacggtcttggctcactgcaacctccacttcctggtttcaagcgattctcctgcctcagcctcctgagtagctgggactacaagcgcatgccaccacgcctggctaattttttttttgtattcttagtagagatgggattttaccatgttggccaggctggtctcaaactcctgacctcaggtgatttgcctgccttggcctcccaaagtggtgggattacagatatgagccaatgtgctggctttttttttttttttttttaactggagtcttgctctgtcgccgaggctggggttcagtggcatgatctcggctcactgcaacctccaccttctgggttcaagcaattcttctgtctcagtctccggagtagctgggattacaggcacgtgccaccatacctggctaatttttgtattttcagtagagacagggtttcatcatgttagccaggctggtcttgaactcctgaccttgtaatccacccacctcggcctcccaaagtgctagggttgcaggcatgagccaccgcatctggccgaATAATGTAAAGTCTTCGAACACATGAACACaagatatttttcaatttgtCTTTAATTTCATTCAgcaacattttgttgtttttagtgtACAAGTCGTCTTTCGACTTCTTGGTTTTGTAATTTCTAAGcgttcaattctttttttttttttttttttttttgagacagagtctcactctatcgcccagtcTGGGCTATTTGGTGTCCTGGGTTTCATATTTgttgaggtttttaaaattattattattattattattattttgagacggagtcttgctttgttgcccaggatggagtgcagtggtgcgatctcagctcactgcaacctctgtctcctgagttcaagcgattctcctgcctcagcctcccaagtagttgggattacaggtgcctgccaccgcgcccaactaatttttgtatttttagtagagacggggtttcaccatcttggccaggctggtcttgaactcctaaccttttgatccacctgcctttgcctcccaaagtgctgggattacagatgtgagtcaccgcgcctggcctattcaaTTCTTTTTGGTGCTACTGTTTGtggtattgttttcttaatttctttttcacattattcAGTTTTGGTGCATATAAATGTAGCTGACTTTTTTGGTCTTGAGACAGTctacctctgttgcccagactggagtacaatggtgtgatctcggctcactgcaacctctgcctcctgggttcaagtgattctcctgccttagcctctcgaatagctgggactacaggcgtgggctaccacacctggctgattgtgtatttttagtagagatggggtttcaccatgctggtcaggctggtcttgaacttctcacctcaagtgatctactcgcctcgacctcccgaagtgctgggattacaggcgtgagccaccgcacccagccccattgtttttcatatttgaaccatccttgcattttgCGGATAAATCTCTCTTGATGATGTCATATAATCCTTTAAATATGCTGTCAGGTATGATTTGCTAGCATTtatttgaggattttttgcattgatattcataAAGGgcatttgtagttttgttttttgtagtgtCTGTCTTTGGTGTCAGCATAATTTTGACCTCATAGAGGGAGTTTGGAAATGTCCCCTCTTcagttttggaagagtttgaggagGATTGAtagcaattcttttttaaatttttggtggaTTTCAGCAGTGAAACTATTTGGTGTCCTGGGTTTTGTATTTgttgaggtttttaaaattattattattattattttgagatggagtctcgttttgtcgcccaggatggagtgcagtggcgccatctcggctcactgcaacctctgcctcccaggttcacgccattgtcctgcctcaacctccccagtagctgggactacaggtgcctgcctccaCGCCAGGCTacttttttgcgtttttagtagagacggggtttcaccgtgttagccaggatggtctcaatttcctgaccttgtgatccaccctcctctgcctcccaaagtgctggggttacaggcgtgagccaccgcgcccagccaatttattatttttcttaatttattttatttttttgagatggagtttcactcttgttgcccaggctggagtgtaatggcatgatctcggctcactgcaacctccgcctcccgggttcatgcgattctcctgcctctgcctcccaagtagctgggattaccggcgtccACCagcacgcccaggtaattttttgtatttttagtagagacggagtttcaccatgttggctaggctggcctcgaactcctgacttaaggggatccacccgccttggcctcccaaagtgctgggattacaggcatgagccaccgtgcctggcttttttttttttttttattactatgcCAATCTCCTGCTACTACagctctgttcagattttttgttttttcatgacTCAGTCTTGGTATATTGTGTATGTGTAGACATTTGTCCACGTAATCAGTTATATAATTTACTGAAGTATTCTAAAGGACTTCTGAAATTAAGCCTGAGTTGTACAGTTTTTTGTCCTCTGCTATATgtatgtattctgctgctgttgctgtGAGTGTAAGGGGTGAGGTGAGGGGAATCATTCTGTTGACCTATGACTTAGCCTCATTTAAagataataggccaggcacagtggcttatgcgtgtagtcccagcactttcagaggcgaaggtgggcagatcgctttagcccaggagtttgagaggagcctgggcaacacagggagagcctatctctacaaaaaatacaaaaattagctgggtgtggtggtgcccacctgtagtagGGAacaaggtgggatgatcacttgagcctgggaggttaagacTGCAGgggccatgattgtaccactgcactctagtctggacaacagagtgagatcctatctcaaaaaatattatatcaatctgtatttatttatttatttatttggagacaaagtctcactctgtcacccaggccggagtgcagtaacacaatcctagctcactgcaaccttgaattcctgggctcaagcaatcctcctgccttaacttcccaagtagctgggaccacagacacctGCTAACATACCctgctaatgttttaaaaaaatttttctagagGTGGctataacttttaatttttttgttttttgaggtggagtcttgctctgttgcccaggcccaccacgccaggctaatttttctatttttaatagagaccagtTTTCactatgtaggccaggctggtctttaactcctgacctcaagtggtccaccctaCTACTCTACATGCCTGCTCTGTTATTAACCAAGTTTTCATATGAATACTGGCCCATTGAAgactctcttctttttccttgatcTATTTGTTTATCTCTCTGCTAATAGTATGCTGTCCTGAATGTGATGGTTTGGAAATCTTTGGTGTTAGGTAAGCCATCCACCTGCTATTCAGAAGGCTTGACAATTATTAGATGTTAATTCCTGCACACCAGGTGGTGGGAGGTTTGGAAAAGTAGCTTTTGTTGACCTAAAATGTctgttttggggatttttttttttttttttttttttttttttttttgagacagcgtctcgctctgttgcccaggctggagtgcagtggcatgatctcagctgactgtaatctccgcttcctgggttcaagtgattcttctgtctcagcctcccaaatagctgggactacaggcatgcgccatcacgcctggctaattttttgtatttttagtagagatggggtttcaccatgttggccaggctggtctcaaactcctgtcctcaagtgatccacctgcctcggcctcccaaagtgctgggattacaggtgtgagtcaccacacccagctgtattGGGTATTTATGAAGTTTTATAAGGATATCATTTGGAAGAAGGGACATCTTATTGAGTTTTTTCTAGGAACACATGTTATCTTTCCACTTACTCCATACTGCTTTGACATTACctgacagaaattttaaaattcttccattAGGACAATTAAATATTGATCATGAATCTTATTTACTACTTGATTAAATTTGGTCTAGAGTAAACTGCTTGCAAGCTTCAGGATATTCTCTCTTGGTATAACCACATGGGATGAGCTCAGTTCCCCAGTGGACAAGTTGTGACAACACGTGTGACATATTGTCTCCCAGGAAAGCTCATTAAAGACTCTGTGCCCAGAGTGTTTTTCTGGGGCTAGTGCCCTAGGCACCGCTTCTAGTTTGGAACAAAAGAGTAGGCTTTCAGAAGGAAAACAGTTCAGTCAGTACCATCCTGTCTGTCAATACCATAAACCGTTTAGCCACAGTAAGCCACTTTGTCACTTAAGTTGATGGGATCCCTCTCGTAGTCTAAGTTGACCCCGATAGTAGCAAAGGTCGAACTTGGTGAACAGGCCTTTCTAAGGATACCCAGACTCAGGACTGCTGAAATGAGCGCTGTCTGCACACCAGGTGGTGGGAGTTTGTTGTGACAGGTACTAGAGATCCACTCTGCAAAGAGCATTTGGGGCAACGCAGCAGCACAACTGACTCCCTGGACCCACCACAGAGAGGGTGGTCCTCCTCTGTGGCTGGCTCTCTGAGTAGGTCAGTTCTCACACTGGAACTGCTGCAAGGGAGGAAGTGCGTGTAGATAGAGAGGAGGAGGCCGATGACTCAATCATGGAGTGAGTGTTTGGAGAGCCCGGCGTCATGGGATCACTCATGTATTGAGTAGAGATCCCCAGTGCTGAgtctcacccctcctcctccacacCTGTGGGATGTTTCAGGACTCAGTGGCCTTTGAGGATGTGGCTGTGAACTTCACCCAGGAGGAGTGGGCTTTGCTGAGTCCTTCCCAGAAGAATCTCTACAGAGATGTGACGCTGGAAACCTTCAGGAACCTGACCTCAGTCGGTAAGAAGGACATTTCCTTCCTTAGTCAATTAGAAGACAAGTGTGCTTTGGTCACCAGTGTGGTTGCACAGTTTGGAATGTGGAAAGAGAATACGTTGGTGAATAAATGGGGCATcgtgggccaggtacagtggcttacccttgtaatcctagtgctttgggaagctacggtgggaagattgcttgcgtccaggagtttgagaccagcctgggcaacatgatgagaccctgtctctttaaaaaaaaaaaaaaaaaaagtggggggtggGCAAttgtggcagctcacgcctataatcccagcactttgggataatGTTGAGATAATGTTGAGAAATGCAGAAGTattgctgggtgtgatggctcctgcctgtaatcccagcactttgggaggctgaggcaggtggatcacctgaggtcaagagtttgagaccagcctggtcaacatggcgaaacctcatctctactaaaaatacaaaattagctgggtgtggtagtgcatacctgtaatcccagctactcgggaggctgaggcaggagaatcactagaactcaggaggcggaggctgcagtgagcagagattgcatcactgcactccagcctgggtggcagagtgagactttgtctccaaaaaaaaaaaaaaatcaggcattgTGGCAGTGTTTAATGAACTTAGAACCTAgtgatttttctgtaattttaaataattcataataattTCTCTGGGTCTACATTTTAGGAATCCAATGGAAAGACCAGGACATTGAGAATCTGTACCAAAATCTGGGGATTAAGCTAAGGTAATCTCCACTCACAAGAGGAAGCAGTGTCTCTTGAGGGAATCTTAGTAGgtcaggaaaatttttaaaaaaatacaagacaaATAAGTACAATGTTAGGTTTTTAACTGATTATTAGAAGATTGCCACCAAAAATCTATCCTTCAATGTAATGTAGATGTTGAGTGTCTGGACAGGGTACTAAGAATCTGTGACATGGATGTCACTGTTTGGATAATTGCTATGGGGAGCTGGGTAGCAGAATCATCAGTACACTTCCTTTCTAATAATTCTGACCCAGGAGAAAACCTCCACTTTTCCTGATTTTGGTAGCAGCATAAGTCTTAAGACATGTCAATTAGTAGAAAAGCATTAATAAACCAAGCATTGATAATGCGtttgtcatttttcatagaagtCTGGTGGAGAGGCTCTGTGGACGTAAAGAAGGGAATGAACACAGAGAAACTTTCAGCCAGATTCCTGATTGTCACCTGAACAAGAAAAGTCATACTGGAGTGAAACCATGCAAATGCAGCGTGTGTGGGAAAGTCTTCCTCCGTCATTCATTCCTGGACAGGCACCTGAGAGCTCATGCTGGACACAAACGATCTGAGTGTGGTGGGGAATGGAGAGAGACGCCCCGTAAACAGAAACAACATGGGAAAGCCTCCATTTCCCCCAGTAGTGGTGCACGGCGCACAGTAACACCAACTCGAAAGAGACCTTATGAATGCAAGGTGTGCGGGAAAGCCTTTAATTCTCCCAATTTATTTCAAATCCATCAAAGAACTCACACTGGAAAGAGGTCCTATAAATGTAGGGAAATAGTGAGAGCCTTCACGGTTTCCAGTTTCTTtcgaaaacatggaaaaatgcatACTGGAGAAAAACGCTATGAATGTAAATACTGTGGAAAACCTATCGATTATCCCAGTTTATTTCAAATTCATGTTAgaactcacactggagaaaaaccttacaaatgtaaacAATGTGCTAAAGCCTTCATTTCCGCAGGTTACCTTCGGACACATGAAATCAGATCTCACGCGCTGGAGAAATCCCACCAATGTCAGGAATGTGGGAAAAAACTCAGTTGTTCCAGTTCCCTTCACAGACATGAAAGAACTCATAGTGGAGGAAAACTCTATGAATGTCAAAAATGTGCCAAAGTCTTTAGATGTCCCACGTCCCTTCAAGCACATGAAAGAGCTCACACTGGAGAAAGACCTTATGAATGTAATAAATGTGGTAAAACCTTCAATTATCCCAGTTGTTTTCGAAGACATAAAAAAACTCATAGTGGAGAAAAGCCATATGAATGTACAAGGTGTGGTAAAGCCTTTGGGTGGTGCAGTTCCCTCCGAAGACATGAAATGActcacactggagaaaaaccctTTGATTGTAAACAGTGTGGTAAagtctttactttttcaaattaCCTTAGACTTCATGAAAGAACTCATTTGGCCGGGCGTAGCCAGTGCTTTGGCaggaggcagggggatcacctgagcccaggagtttgagactagcctgggcaacataagaaggCCCCATAtcggctgggtacggtggctcacgcttgtaatcccagcactttgggaggctgaggcgggtggatcacctgaggtcaggagttcaagaccagcctggccaacatggtgaaaccccgtctctactaaaaatacaaaaaaattaactgggcatggtggtgggcacctgtaatcccagctactcgggaggccgaggcaggagaatcgcttgaacctgggaggtggaggttgcagtgagccgagatcacgccattgcactccagcctgggcgacaaaagtgagactccatcacacacacacacaaaaaagccccATAtcgcctggtggctcatgcctgtaaaaccagcactttgggaagccgaggtgggtggatcatgaggtccagagatggagactatcttggccaacatggtgaaaccccatctcttctaaaaatacaaaaattagccaggcgtggtggtgtgtgcctgtagtcccagctactcgggaggctgaggcaggagaattgcttgaaccagggacttggaggttgcagtgagccaagatcgcgccgctgcactccagcctggtgacagagcgagacttcgtctcaaaacaaacaaaaaaaagaaggccccgtatctccaaagaaaaaaaaaattaactgggtgaggtggtgcatccctgtagttctagctgctcagaaagctgaggtgggaggaacccttga contains:
- the ZNF101 gene encoding zinc finger protein 101, which encodes MGEGGEQSGWVDPNRSKFCFHASPGPRSQRGAVGSTCQSHPTQRADYLRIPITSPVAQAPGAGPGAPTCQRRCAANCPIRCAGRRGNFQSRKRSHFPPAPHSGPDFSSSGSPWCPGYGRFCRVGPVLAAPAPGRTQDTRKPEMDSVAFEDVAVNFTQEEWALLSPSQKNLYRDVTLETFRNLTSVGIQWKDQDIENLYQNLGIKLRSLVERLCGRKEGNEHRETFSQIPDCHLNKKSHTGVKPCKCSVCGKVFLRHSFLDRHLRAHAGHKRSECGGEWRETPRKQKQHGKASISPSSGARRTVTPTRKRPYECKVCGKAFNSPNLFQIHQRTHTGKRSYKCREIVRAFTVSSFFRKHGKMHTGEKRYECKYCGKPIDYPSLFQIHVRTHTGEKPYKCKQCAKAFISAGYLRTHEIRSHALEKSHQCQECGKKLSCSSSLHRHERTHSGGKLYECQKCAKVFRCPTSLQAHERAHTGERPYECNKCGKTFNYPSCFRRHKKTHSGEKPYECTRCGKAFGWCSSLRRHEMTHTGEKPFDCKQCGKVFTFSNYLRLHERTHLAGRSQCFGRRQGDHLSPGV